A genomic region of Raphanus sativus cultivar WK10039 chromosome 6, ASM80110v3, whole genome shotgun sequence contains the following coding sequences:
- the LOC108813861 gene encoding B3 domain-containing protein REM17 → MEDQSLHSPVNPHFFQPLLPGFHSHLTIPIPFFLKHLQGRNQDHVKIAKLTTDASDRTWTVKIDGLKLTDGWEDFAVAHDLRIGDIIVFRHERELVFHITAMGPSFCEIQYTSSSSHNNINESSSSSDHSRFVAKVSASNLKFDRLYLPMSFARANGLDKMSGEEIILLNEEGRSWSLKLKHDKADMHTFIRPGWRRFCAENKMSHGHYTLKLVQNSGPPVIRLCGRVHNSLEPSLHHSCFMGCVTSNSLKTDKLYLGETFVIANGLDRGCSEIVLKNEWGGRWSLALRCYESASPTYVGPGWRTFCQVNGIKAGDSFMFKLVGTGDKPVLLLCTSKTPLECQEESSCSDTSSGDDDSSESQESEEESLGDKNISQECVKMEKNEE, encoded by the exons ATGGAAGATCAATCTCTTCACTCTCCAGTCAATCCACACTTCTTCCAGCCTCTTCTTCCCGGCTTCCACTCTCACCTc ACCATTCCTATACCTTTCTTCTTGAAGCACCTCCAAGGAAGAAACCAAGACCACGTCAAGATTGCCAAACTGACAACAGATGCGTCCGACCGAACTTGGACAGTGAAGATAGACGGCTTGAAACTCACCGACGGATGGGAAGATTTTGCTGTCGCGCATGATCTCAGGATTGGTGACATAATAGTTTTCAGACATGAAAGAGAATTAGTGTTTCACATCACAGCCATGGGACCAAGTTTCTGTGAGATTCAGtatacatcatcatcatctcacAACAACATCAAtgagtcttcttcttcatcagatCATTCTCGTTTTGTAGCAAAAGTCTCAGCCTCGAATCTAAAATTCGATCGACTG TATTTACCAATGAGTTTTGCGAGGGCAAACGGTCTAGACAAAATGAGCGGTGAGGAAATCATTCTTCTTAACGAAGAAGGAAGATCATGGAGTTTGAAACTGAAACACGACAAGGCAGACATGCATACTTTTATCAGACCTGGTTGGAGAAGATTCTGCGCTGAAAATAAGATGAGCCATGGTCACTATACACTGAAACTGGTCCAAAATTCTGGACCACCGGTTATTAGGTTATGCGGGCGAGTGCATAATAGTTTAGAACCTTCATTACACCATTCTTGTTTTATGGGATGTGTCACTTCTAATAGCCTGAAAACTGATAAACTG TATCTTGGGGAGACGtttgtgattgcaaatggtcTGGATAGAGGATGTAGTGAGATAGTTTTAAAGAATGAATGGGGAGGAAGATGGAGTTTAGCTTTGAGATGCTATGAATCAGCGTCACCGACTTACGTTGGACCGGGCTGGAGAACTTTCTGTCAAGTAAACGGGATCAAAGCTGGAGATTCATTCATGTTTAAACTGGTTGGAACCGGGGACAAGCCTGTTCTCTTGTTGTGCACTAGCAAAACGCCATTGGAGTGTCAAGAAGAAAGTAGTTGTTCAGATACTAGCAGCGGCGATGATGATAGTAGCGAATCCCAAGAAAGTGAAGAGGAGAGTCTTGGAGACAAGAACATCTCACAGGAGTGCGTTAAGATGGAGAAAAATGAAGAATAA
- the LOC108807280 gene encoding uncharacterized protein LOC108807280: protein MDEILNRYEPFLNPRRRGSCYRSRRRSKRSGEATMSWMKGDLLSKTRRLVGGLATREPVWLKAMEASPPPVFPRSNGNLKKIVLPEDPYVRRFARKHPEAKLVDPNKVSAFIPDPARFSGCRVLELTKNGISEDDAMSVANMEYLAERKEKKKAYKRLKELALLQDKAPPPKPYLSTKKEMQTQEKKAPADPPSVRRLVNQLKQQKDVLLQDKPGGSTNQDHWIDE from the exons ATGGATGAGATCCTTAACCGATACGAGCCATTTCTAAACCCTCGTCGTCGTGGCTCGTGTTACAGATCAAGGCGAAGAAGCAAAAGGTCAGGTGAAGCAACAATGTCGTGGATGAAAGGAGATTTACTTTCCAAAACCAGGAGGCTTGTTGGTGGGCTCGCTACAAGAGAGCCTGTTTGGCTTAAAGCCATGGAAGC ATCACCACCTCCTGTCTTCCCTCGCTCTAATGGGAACCTCAAGAAGATTGTTCTCCCTGAAGATCCCTACGTTCGCAGATTCGCTCGTAAGCATCCTGAAGCTAAACTCGTCGACCCCAACAA GGTTTCGGCGTTTATTCCAGATCCAGCACGCTTTTCTGGTTGCCGGGTTCTTGAACTGACCAAAAATGGCATCAGCGAGGATGACGCCATGTCTGTAGCTAAT ATGGAGTATCTTGCGGagagaaaggaaaagaagaaagcaTACAAGCGCCTAAAGGAGCTTGCTCTTCTGCAAGACAAGGCTCCGCCTCCTAAACCCTATCTTAGTACCAAAAAGGAGATGCAAACTCAAGAGAAGAAAGCACCTGCGGATCCTCCTAGCGTCCGCAGGCTAGTTAACCAGTTGAAACAGCAGAAAGATGTGTTGCTTCAGGACAAACCTGGAGGTAGTACTAATCAGGATCATTGGATAGACGAATAG
- the LOC130495925 gene encoding uncharacterized protein LOC130495925, giving the protein MALRVTSLKRAAVESCRIFQTRSLSHAASMPPPLNSAVDLPFAIPPPISPEFDQNQPGSIEEKRFGFRVPDFGLSGSMELMAVPKKKVSKHKRGIRNGPKALKPVPVIIRCRSCGRVKLPHFFCCSGERGNPSEQGN; this is encoded by the exons ATGGCGTTGAGAGTGACATCGCTAAAACGCGCCGCCGTTGAGTCATGCCGCATATTCCAAACCCGAAGTTTGAGCCACGCCGCGTCAATGCCACCGCCTTTGAACAGCGCCGTCGATCTACCATTCGCTATTCCGCCGCCGATCTCACCCGAGTTCGATCAGAATCAACCGGGTTCGATCGAGGAGAAGAGATTCGGTTTTAGGGTGCCTGATTTTGGATTGAGTGGATCCATGGAGCTAATGGCTGTTCCCAAGAAGAAG GTTTCTAAACACAAGAGAGGGATACGAAATGGGCCCAAGGCTCTTAAGCCTGTTCCTGTCATCATCCGTTGCAG GAGTTGCGGGAGAGTTAAGCTGCCACATTTCTTTTGTTGCAGCGGTGAGCGAGGAAACCCTAGTGAGCAAGGCAATTAG
- the LOC108813859 gene encoding uncharacterized protein LOC108813859 produces the protein MSKNSLQEEVEKMTTLTYNTLCIGFMFVQCFSTVFARDLQDNLDATQITPKHVETAQLTNFGAKHIPSNIGFGAVGSLEVAITFSIPIIQIPFPKEGSTVGIINEHDKDKIKGIVITPATTHEFGLSPGKDGVEF, from the coding sequence atgtccAAGAATTCATTGCAAGAAGAAGTGGAGAAAATGACAACgctaacatataatactttatGTATAGGATTCATGTTCGTACAATGTTTCAGCACTGTCTTTGCTCGCGACCTACAAGATAATCTCGATGCCACTCAAATCACACCAAAACATGTCGAAACAGCTCAGCTTACTAATTTCGGAGCTAAACACATTCCAAGTAATATTGGTTTTGGTGCGGTTGGAAGTTTAGAAGTTGCCATCACATTCTCGATTCCTATCATCCAGATTccttttccaaaggaaggttctACGGTGGGCATTATTAACGAACACGACAAAGATAAGATTAAAGGTATTGTAATTACTCCAGCGACTACTCATGAGTTTGGTCTTTCCCCTGGAAAAGATGGTGTAGAGTTCTGA